A genomic segment from Phragmites australis chromosome 6, lpPhrAust1.1, whole genome shotgun sequence encodes:
- the LOC133922340 gene encoding GDSL esterase/lipase At5g45910-like translates to MGARGAMLAVLVVLAAAAGGADAAEAAVKGRYHALFNFGDSLADAGNLIQNGTPDILVTARLPYGQTYFGRATGRCSDGRLVIDHLAQEFGLPLLPPSKAKNASFAHGANFAITGATALDTPYFEAKGLGAVIWNSGALMTQIQWFRDLKPFFCNSTQECKEFFAKSLFVVGEFGGNDYNAPIFAGKGITEAYKFMPDVIQGISDGVEALIAEGAVELIVPGVMPTGCFPVYLNMLDEPAAGYGTRSGCVRRFNTFSWVHNAHLKAALEKLRPKHPNVRIIYGDYYTPVIQFMLQPEKFGFYKQLPRACCGAPSTPAKAAYNFNGTAKCGEPGATACADPTTHWSWDGIHLTEAAYRHIAKGWLYGPFADQPIIQSS, encoded by the exons ATGGGAGCAAGGGGCGCGATGCTCGCGGTTCTTGTTGTTCTTGCGGCGGCTGCCGGCGGCGCTgatgcggcggaggcggcggtgaaGGGGAGGTACCACGCGTTGTTCAACTTTGGGGACTCTCTGGCCGACGCCGGCAACCTCATCCAGAACGGCACCCCGGACATCCTCGTCACCGCGCGCCTGCCCTACGGCCAGACCTATTTCGGCAGAGCCACCGGCCGCTGCTCCGACGGCCGCCTCGTCATCGACCACCTCG CGCAAGAGTTCGggctgccgctgctgccgccgtcCAAGGCCAAGAACGCCAGCTTCGCACACGGGGCCAACTTCGCCATCACCGGCGCCACGGCGCTCGACACGCCCTACTTCGAGGCCAAGGGGCTCGGCGCCGTCATCTGGAACTCCGGTGCGCTCATGACCCAAATCCAATGGTTCCGCGATCTCAAGCCCTTCTTCTGCAACTCCACCCAGG AATGCAAGGAGTTCTTTGCCAAGTCGCTGTTCGTGGTCGGCGAGTTCGGCGGCAACGACTACAACGCGCCCATATTTGCAGGGAAGGGCATCACGGAGGCCTACAAGTTCATGCCGGATGTCATTCAGGGCATCTCCGATGGTGTCGAG GCATTGATAGCTGAGGGGGCAGTGGAGTTGATTGTGCCTGGGGTGATGCCCACGGGATGCTTCCCGGTGTACTTGAACATGCTTGATGAGCCCGCAGCTGGATATGGCACCCGCAGCGGGTGCGTCCGCCGGTTCAACACATTCTCCTGGGTGCACAATGCACATCTCAAGGCTGCACTCGAGAAGCTCCGGCCTAAACACCCTAATGTGAGGATCATATATGGCGACTACTACACACCAGTTATCCAGTTCATGCTTCAGCCCGAGAAGTTTG GATTTTACAAGCAACTACCTAGGGCATGTTGTGGGGCACCGTCGACTCCTGCGAAAGCCGCTTACAACTTCAATGGGACGGCCAAATGTGGTGAGCCTGGTGCAACTGCCTGTGCTGATCCGACAACCCACTGGAGCTGGGACGGCATTCACTTGACAGAGGCTGCTTACCGCCATATCGCCAAAGGCTGGCTATACGGTCCTTTTGCGGACCAACCAATCATCCAGTCCTCCTGA